Proteins from one Mucilaginibacter jinjuensis genomic window:
- a CDS encoding NAD(P)-dependent alcohol dehydrogenase, producing MIQAKGYAAQSPQTDLAPWDFERKDVGPHDVLIEIAFCGVCHSDLHQIKNDWFPGIFPMIPGHEIVGRITQIGAHVKKFKTGDLGGVGVMVDSCRSCENCNNGQEQMCLVSPVQTYNSLDHDGKPTYGGYSNLIVVNEDFVHHISEKLNLAAVAPLLCAGITTYSPLRNWKVGKGHKLAVVGLGGLGHMGVKFGLAFGAEVTVLSTSESKREAAKAIGAHHFVVTTNAEQVAAVKGTFDFILDTVSAKHDLNLYLSLLKTNGVHICVGAPAEPYELPAFALLAGNKVVAGSGAGGLPQTQEMLDFCAEHNIVSDIELIDIKDIHTAFDRMVKGDVRYRFVIDMATL from the coding sequence ATGTAGGCCCGCATGATGTGTTAATCGAGATTGCTTTTTGCGGCGTTTGCCACTCAGATTTGCACCAGATTAAGAATGACTGGTTCCCCGGTATTTTCCCAATGATACCCGGCCACGAAATTGTTGGCCGTATAACTCAAATTGGTGCACACGTTAAGAAATTTAAAACCGGCGACCTTGGTGGCGTTGGTGTAATGGTTGATTCTTGCCGCAGCTGCGAGAACTGCAATAACGGGCAAGAACAGATGTGCCTGGTTAGCCCCGTACAAACATACAATAGCTTAGATCATGATGGCAAGCCCACTTATGGCGGTTACTCTAACCTTATTGTGGTAAACGAAGATTTTGTTCATCATATTTCCGAAAAATTAAACCTTGCTGCCGTAGCGCCACTACTTTGCGCCGGCATAACCACATACTCTCCTCTTCGTAACTGGAAGGTTGGAAAAGGCCACAAACTTGCAGTAGTAGGCTTGGGTGGATTAGGACACATGGGCGTAAAATTCGGGCTGGCTTTTGGTGCTGAAGTTACTGTATTAAGCACGTCCGAATCAAAAAGAGAAGCAGCCAAAGCTATAGGTGCACACCACTTTGTAGTAACAACAAATGCAGAACAAGTTGCAGCAGTAAAAGGCACATTCGATTTTATATTAGATACAGTTTCTGCCAAACATGATCTTAATTTGTACCTGTCGCTGTTAAAAACAAATGGCGTTCATATTTGCGTAGGCGCCCCCGCCGAACCGTATGAATTACCGGCATTTGCATTATTGGCGGGTAATAAGGTTGTTGCAGGTTCGGGCGCAGGCGGTTTGCCACAAACCCAGGAAATGCTTGACTTTTGTGCCGAGCATAATATCGTATCGGATATTGAATTGATTGACATCAAAGATATCCATACTGCTTTTGACCGCATGGTAAAGGGCGATGTGAGATACAGATTTGTAATTGATATGGCTACATTATAG
- a CDS encoding sacsin N-terminal ATP-binding-like domain-containing protein, with protein sequence MEDKNWFAALTAKRLNTVETLKENGLNTFINHIIGTYHEPAHFIYELLQNADDAKATKVRLELKPNGVLFTHNGKVNFTVTNPDYEREDDTPPGHINAITAFSLTAKKDDIKNQIGKFGIGFKSVFQYTNTPYVYNPPYCFKIEKFIVPREIKFQDGFLYDKETTAFWLPFDKTDKTAQQAHHEIFTRLSDIKNPLLFLRNITVFDIVNHTTFIRFTKEIEEIETLMIPASYIKVCKVKLNDDTIIKFSKKVKITDHTSKAYFLPINVAFILDENNNISADKLYQHYFKHAWSFLPTMHETRLNYILNAPFILSPNREAIKENRTENIQLITELAQLMETAIDMLDELGYITGKFDSTLPVLKYITAEFMPIAEVVINKVKAGKA encoded by the coding sequence ATGGAAGACAAAAACTGGTTTGCTGCCTTAACTGCTAAAAGACTAAATACAGTAGAAACTCTGAAGGAAAACGGCCTCAATACTTTTATTAATCATATTATAGGCACTTATCACGAACCGGCTCATTTTATTTACGAATTGCTGCAAAATGCCGATGATGCTAAAGCAACCAAAGTACGGCTCGAACTGAAACCCAACGGTGTGTTGTTTACCCATAATGGTAAAGTGAACTTTACCGTTACTAACCCCGATTATGAGCGTGAAGACGATACCCCACCGGGACATATTAATGCAATAACAGCTTTCTCACTTACGGCAAAAAAGGATGATATTAAGAACCAGATAGGCAAATTTGGCATCGGTTTTAAATCTGTTTTTCAATATACCAATACACCATACGTTTATAATCCGCCTTATTGTTTTAAGATAGAAAAGTTTATTGTACCCCGCGAGATCAAATTCCAGGATGGCTTTTTATACGATAAAGAAACCACTGCATTTTGGCTTCCGTTTGATAAGACAGACAAGACTGCCCAACAAGCCCATCATGAAATTTTTACGCGGTTATCGGATATTAAAAACCCGCTGCTATTTCTTAGAAATATTACTGTTTTCGACATCGTTAACCACACAACTTTTATCCGGTTTACTAAAGAAATTGAAGAGATAGAAACCCTCATGATACCAGCCTCTTACATCAAAGTATGTAAGGTTAAGCTAAATGATGATACCATTATTAAGTTTAGCAAAAAGGTAAAAATCACAGATCATACATCAAAGGCATATTTTCTGCCTATCAATGTCGCTTTTATTCTTGATGAAAACAATAACATTAGCGCCGATAAATTATATCAGCATTATTTTAAGCATGCATGGTCTTTTTTGCCTACCATGCACGAAACTCGATTAAATTATATCTTAAACGCGCCCTTTATACTTTCGCCTAACCGCGAAGCTATCAAAGAAAACCGCACCGAAAACATACAACTAATTACAGAACTTGCCCAACTGATGGAAACAGCTATTGATATGCTTGATGAACTGGGATATATTACCGGCAAGTTTGATAGCACACTGCCGGTACTCAAATATATTACAGCCGAATTTATGCCTATAGCAGAGGTAGTTATAAACAAGGTAAAGGCGGGCAAAGCTTAA